The Flavobacterium johnsoniae genomic sequence GAAAGTCTTTCTTCAAGTGGTTTTTGTAGATTCTGTTTGTTTAAAATTGGTAAATCTTCCCAATTTTTGAAAGTCGTATTTCCGACTAATTCTTTATAAAAATTGTTGTTTTTCAAATGAAAATCGACAATTTCGTTCTTTTTATTTTCAAGAAATGAATTGTATTCTTCTTCTGAAAAATGAACAATTTTATTCAATTCGGCTTTGGCTTTCTTTATCGGAAAACCATTTAATTGGAGCGAAAGATCAAAAAGACGAATCATTTTTCAGGATAATTTTCCTCAAAAATAATGTTTACGAATTACTAACAGTATAGAACCAACAATTTTTTGAAGATTAAATTATTTTTTACGTACAAAAGCAAGTATTTTTGCACCACAACTAAATACAACAACACCATGACAATTTTATTATTGGGATCAGGCGGAAGAGAGCATGCATTTGCATGGAAAATGACTCAGAGTCCGCTTTGCGAAAAACTTTTTGTAGTACCTGGAAATGCAGGAACCGCTGCAATTGCTGAAAACGTGGCAATATCTGCGACAGATTTTGAAGCTGTAAAAGCTTTAGTACTTAAAGAAAATATAAGTTTAGTAGTCGTAGGACCTGAAGATCCATTGGTAAAAGGTATTTACGATTATTTCAAAAACGACGAAAGTTTAAAACATATTCCAGTTATCGGTCCATCTAAATTAGGTGCTCAATTAGAAGGAAGTAAAGAATTTGCCAAAGAATTCTTGATGAAACACAATATTCCAACGGCGGCTTACGATAGTTTTACTGCAGAAACAGTTGAAAAAGGTTGTGATTTCTTAGAAACATTACAGCCTCCATACGTTTTAAAAGCAGACGGATTGGCAGCAGGAAAAGGAGTTTTGATTATTCAGGATCTTGAAGAAGCAAAAACAGAATTACGTAATATGTTGGTTCACGCTAAATTTGGAACAGCAAGTGCAAAAGTTGTTATCGAAGAATTTTTGGACGGAATCGAATTAAGCTGTTTCGTTTTAACAGACGGGAAAAACTATAAAATTCTTCCAACAGCAAAAGATTACAAAAGAATTGGCGAAGGCGATACAGGTTTAAATACAGGCGGAATGGGAGCCGTTTCTCCAGTTCCTTATGTTGATGCTGTTTTAATGGAAAAAATTGAAACTCGTATTGTAAAACCAACAATCGAAGGTTTTCAAAAAGACGGAATCGAATATAAAGGTTTTGTTTTTATTGGTTTAATAAATGTGAAAAACGAACCAATCGTTATTGAATATAACGTAAGAATGGGAGATCCTGAAACTGAAGTTGTGGTTCCGAGATTAAAATCAGATTTAGTTGAATTGTTTTTGTCTGTTGCAGATCAAAAATTAGGCGATTTTAATTTAGAAGTTGATCCAAGAAGTGCTACAACGGTTATGTTAGTTTCTGGCGGATATCCTGAAGATTTTGAAAAAGGAAAAGTAATTTCAGGATTAGAAAATATTGAAGAATCTATAGTTTTTCACGCAGGGACAAAATTAGATAACGGAAATGTCGTTACTAATGGAGGACGTGTAATTGCTATTACTTCTTACGGAGATAATTTCCAAGAAGCCATAAAAAAATCTTACCAAAACATAGATAAACTAAGCTTTGATAAGATGTATTTTAGAAAAGATATCGGCTTCGATCTAATTTAAAAATAAAATTTGCCAGCCCTTTTTAATTAAAGGGTTTGGTTTTTATTTTAAAAATGAATGAGCTGTTGTATCTTGGTTTTCAGTTCCAGCGTCATCAAAAATGCGTAATTGTTTAATCCAGTAAACGATTGCAGCAGAGCAGATGATCATAAAAATCCAGTTAATAGTGTTTGCACCAAACCATGTAATTAATTCCAAACGACGTAAAAAGTCAAGAGGAGCAAACAAAATGTTAACGAATAAGTATTGAATTCCTTCGAAAAAAGCTTTCATAATTTAAAAAATTATATGTTATTTATTGTTGTGTAATGCTTTGAAGATAAAATTCGGCTTACCAAATCTTTTTTCTACTTGTTAGGTTTTCCTTTTAAACAAGTATTATCTTTACAACCACAAAAGTATAAAATATCCTTATGATAACAAGTGTTTTTAAAAAATCTACGCCATTAAATTATTCGTTGGTTGTAATTTTGATACTGGTTTTCTTTTTTATGTTCCAAATTAAAGATCCTTCTTGGGTTAGTTCTTATTTTTTGGCATTTCAAAAAGTGAGTTTATTATGCTTTATTTTGGCTTCTTTTTTTATGATTAATTTTATCGTAAAAAAGAACGGACTCAGTAAAGACAATGGTTACGCGATACTTTTCTATTTATTATTTCTATTATTTTTTCCAACGATATTTAATAATCCAAATGTTATTTATGCCAATTTCTTTATTTTATTGGCTCTTCGAAGATTGGTTTCGTTACAATCTTTAAAAGCTTCAAAAGAAAAAATATT encodes the following:
- the purD gene encoding phosphoribosylamine--glycine ligase, which produces MTILLLGSGGREHAFAWKMTQSPLCEKLFVVPGNAGTAAIAENVAISATDFEAVKALVLKENISLVVVGPEDPLVKGIYDYFKNDESLKHIPVIGPSKLGAQLEGSKEFAKEFLMKHNIPTAAYDSFTAETVEKGCDFLETLQPPYVLKADGLAAGKGVLIIQDLEEAKTELRNMLVHAKFGTASAKVVIEEFLDGIELSCFVLTDGKNYKILPTAKDYKRIGEGDTGLNTGGMGAVSPVPYVDAVLMEKIETRIVKPTIEGFQKDGIEYKGFVFIGLINVKNEPIVIEYNVRMGDPETEVVVPRLKSDLVELFLSVADQKLGDFNLEVDPRSATTVMLVSGGYPEDFEKGKVISGLENIEESIVFHAGTKLDNGNVVTNGGRVIAITSYGDNFQEAIKKSYQNIDKLSFDKMYFRKDIGFDLI
- a CDS encoding DUF6341 family protein; protein product: MKAFFEGIQYLFVNILFAPLDFLRRLELITWFGANTINWIFMIICSAAIVYWIKQLRIFDDAGTENQDTTAHSFLK